DNA sequence from the Sulfurimonas sediminis genome:
ATATCTTATGGATAGATATTGAAAAAGGAAAAAATTATGGGACTATATGATCGTGATTACGCAAGAGGTAATACTTATGCTTCACATGTAGAGAGTCGCAGCGAAGCGCAGATAGTCTCTTTTGTAAAAGAGACATATAAGCTTTTCGCTGCATCAATGCTTGCAGGAGCTGCTGGAGCTTATGTAGGTGTGCCTTTGGCTGCAAGTATTTCAGGTTTGATCTGGCCGCTCTTCTTTTTGGAAATCGGTCTTTTAATCGGGTTACAGTTTGTAAAAAACAAACCAGGTATCAATCTGCTTGTAATGTTTGCTTTTGTCTTTGTGACAGGACTTACAACAGCACCGTTATTGGCTTATACACTTGGAATGAACGGTGGTGGCGCAATAGTCGGTAATGCTTTTGCAATGACAGCTGTAGTATTTGGTGCAATGAGCTTTTTTGCTATAAAAAGCACAAAGGATTTTACAGGATACGGAAAACCTTTAATGATTGCTCTTTTTGTAATCATCGGATTTTCAATAATAAACATATTTCTTGGTAATCCGATGTTTCAAATTATCATTGCCGGAGCAGTAGTCATACTCTTTAGCATTCTGGTAATTTATGATACGCAAAATATTATGAAAGGAGCGTACCAAACTCCTATTGACGGTGCCATTGCACTCTATTTAGACTTTTTAAATATCTTTATAGCACTGTTACAACTTTTTGGTATCTTTGGAAATGAAGACTAACTCTCTTTCACCCGAACTTTTTCGGGTGATTGATGCCAACATAAACCGCCTCAAAGAAGGCATACGCGTTGTTGAAGATATACTTCGATATAAAGACAACAACAAAGAACTCTCCTCCAGACTCAAATCACTCCGACACAAAGCACAGATTCAAGAA
Encoded proteins:
- a CDS encoding Bax inhibitor-1/YccA family protein, whose product is MGLYDRDYARGNTYASHVESRSEAQIVSFVKETYKLFAASMLAGAAGAYVGVPLAASISGLIWPLFFLEIGLLIGLQFVKNKPGINLLVMFAFVFVTGLTTAPLLAYTLGMNGGGAIVGNAFAMTAVVFGAMSFFAIKSTKDFTGYGKPLMIALFVIIGFSIINIFLGNPMFQIIIAGAVVILFSILVIYDTQNIMKGAYQTPIDGAIALYLDFLNIFIALLQLFGIFGNED